TGACTGAGGGGGTAATCACTCCAGGTACTAAACTGGTGATTACAAATGCTGTTTATTTCAACGGCACATGGATGACAGAGTTTGAAGAAGCTGCTACAAGAAATAAACCATTCACTCTCTCAAATGGGCAGGTTAAAGATGTCGACACTATGTACATAGATGGCAGATTTAATTATACTGAGGATGAAAGTGCTAGTATGCTGGAGTTGCCATACAAAGGCGATGATATTACTATGTACGTGGTCCTTCCGGCTGAAAATAATATCAGGGAATTTGAAAGCAGTTTCACTCTGGATGAATATAACATGTTGAAAGGTAACATGAACAAAGATAATGTTCTGGAAATATGGATGCCTAAATACACCTATGAGACAAAAGCCCGACTGAATGAACCTTTGCAAGATATGGGGGCCGTTGATGCATTCCATTCAGGTATTGCAGACTTTTCCGGAATATCCGATACGGGTCTGTCAATATCAGATGTCTTTCATCAGGCATATATAGGTGTGAATGAAAAAGGAACAGAAGCCACAGCAGCAACGGGTGTTGTTATGCTCACATCGGGGATAGTTTCTGATATCCAGCTTCACTTTGACCGTCCGTTCCTTTTCTTCATTGAAGACAGGAGAAACGGATGTATTCTTTTCATGGGCAAGGTTGAGGACCCTTCGGCTTCTTCATAAGAATAGAAAATAAAATACCGGAGCTAAATTCCTCCGATAACTATTTTTACTTTGGTGATTTCTTCTGACCACATCTTTCTCCTCTTTCATTGTTTTATTTTTAAAACCAATATGTAGTTAATGCTGTTGACGGGGCTGTCAAAAACTTTGGGGTTGCAGAGCCTGAGCTAATTAATAACAATAAATATATATTATGAAAGTGAATATAGTTTTGTGACAAACTATATAATATCCACTTTCAAATCTCATATTAGCTCAATTCAACTTAAACTAAGCGATTGCATTTCAGGCATTACAAGCTTTGAAGATGCTATCACATCTCAATTATCTTCAACTGAAAATAGGGATATTCACAATGAGAAGGAGCTTGTTCTGCATGCAGACAATCATTTTGACCTCCTTTATCCTTGCTGTCCTGTTTGTGGTTCCAGGAAAGTGATCAAACAAGAATATTACAAACGCAAGCTAAAATTAGCAGAGTTTGGAAGTCAGGTCATTTATGTTCGAAGATACTATTGCAAATTTTGTTCTAAAAAATTCACAACACCTCTTGATTCAATTGTAAAAAAAGGACATCAATATGCCCGAACTTATGAACGCTGTATAGAAAAAACATACGAGACTGGTTATTGTTCATTCAGACATCTACAAAAAATCTTCACATCACTATATGATTGTTCTCCCTCTCACCAGACAATTTATAACTGGATTGCAGAGTCAAACAGAATATCAGTATCAAGCGATGATAATCTTTATTCTGGATACTATTGTTATGATGAACAATATATAATACTGAATGGAAGTCGGTTTTACAGGCTCAGTTTGATAGACTCTGTCCTGAATAAACCAGTAAATGAAAAAATTATGGCAGATATCGAATATGCTACTGTTAAGGGTTTTATTAAAAATGCAGTAGCTTCTAAGCCTCTTCATGCCATTTCAACCGACCACCGAAGAAAATACAAATCAATTATGGATGAACTAAAAATCAAGCATCAGCTTTGCATATTTCATCTGTACAAGCTTATTGGGAAAGATGTGTACAAAAAACTAAAATCAAAATTTATTGGCTCCAGGGAAAAGATCAGCTTATGTTTGGCATTTACAAAGATCAAGGAAGTATTTAGAACATACGATATAAATATCGCAATCAACAGACTTCAAGAGATAATCAGTAATATAGAGGAGATTCCTCAATTACTTCATAAATCAATAGATAAAATTGTAAAAGACTTCGAAAGGTTGACTTGGTTTATGGTGG
Above is a window of uncultured Methanolobus sp. DNA encoding:
- a CDS encoding serpin family protein, with the protein product MNYLKLLIVLLICLFFSCIGCIDNTNSNTEAEIDSGINADSVEEYNIATANNAFAFDMYDNIKTDTNTIFSPYSIFTAIAICYDGSGGSTQEQLSDVFYYPLDKQVLEQSSQDMIATINSGNDQYALNTANALWVQENYTLKSQYVYNAQTYYDGKVESMDFVGETDKSRLTINNWIENKTNNKIVNLLTEGVITPGTKLVITNAVYFNGTWMTEFEEAATRNKPFTLSNGQVKDVDTMYIDGRFNYTEDESASMLELPYKGDDITMYVVLPAENNIREFESSFTLDEYNMLKGNMNKDNVLEIWMPKYTYETKARLNEPLQDMGAVDAFHSGIADFSGISDTGLSISDVFHQAYIGVNEKGTEATAATGVVMLTSGIVSDIQLHFDRPFLFFIEDRRNGCILFMGKVEDPSASS